The following are encoded in a window of Phaseolus vulgaris cultivar G19833 chromosome 3, P. vulgaris v2.0, whole genome shotgun sequence genomic DNA:
- the LOC137806759 gene encoding E3 ubiquitin-protein ligase UPL5, whose amino-acid sequence MSMIETPAVHHLSGGPTDHHRHSSKRKLDEEDDGDFSDLVCVRMRKEEAVNSWSGSSGAAGSGCSAALQKQRSHIQFFVRMMSAGNTIVMQAFPEDSVKSIHERIQSMKGIPVFEQRLIYRGKQLQWEQTLAECSIQNDANLQLVGRMRSTEHPQAWQIINDMVSLVYRLCCGEAVPDSLKTIKGLITNYLSMTPRIDNESASGYFQIFMSSSAPDVLVMLYVSPYAGNKECADSCVRHFLSACRNTLSKALHGQCACVVLEFCKLLRRVGCNDPLYLYCRSTFGSLLETAGVSYAGSDNAKGLVLIKDIFPFVFELANCLLMDLESSMQSPTAEGPLSNDIVDFTAFLLPLRTGIKEQQAVNGSMAEDKNNKDLLHAKEIEYLHCLYIQLLNKIDQCLQKIDQSLVGQEMMEGDDLYTAWSHYLSILKELYQISKLYDGAEDKLWSVLRLHKSVLCLLIVRYAKRTDEHQWILEHRCVTNFESRRHLAMMMFPEVKEDYEELHEMLIDRSQLLAESFEYIARAEPESLHAGLFMEFKNEEATGPGVLREWFLLVCQAIFNPQNALFVACPNDRRRFFPNPASKVHPLHLEYFSFAGRVIALALMHRVQVGIVFDRVFFLQLAGSYIALEDIRNADPCLHTSCKQILDMDADFIDSDALGLTFVREVEELGQRKVVELCPGGKNVVVDSKNRDKYVELLIQDRFVTSISEQVSHFAKGFADILSNSKLQQYFFQSLDLEDLDWMLHGSEDTISVEDWKAHTEYNGYRETDIQISWFWEIVGRMTADQRKVLLFFWTSVKYLPVEGFRGLASRLYIYRSIEPGDRLPSSHTCFFRLCFPAYSSMAVMKERLELITQEHIGCSFGTW is encoded by the exons ATGTCTATGATTGAAACCCCCGCCGTCCACCACCTCAGCGGGGGCCCCACCGATCACCACCGTCACTCCTCCAAACGAAAACTCGACGAAGAAGATGACGGAGATTTCTCGGACTTAGTCTGTGTGAGGATGCGGAAAGAGGAAGCGGTGAATTCGTGGTCTGGCTCCTCCGGCGCCGCCGGAAGCGGCTGTTCCGCGGCCTTGCAGAAGCAGCGATCGCACATCCAGTTCTTTGTGCGAATGATGTCGGCCGGAAACACGATTGTGATGCAGGCCTTCCCCGAAGACAGCGTGAAATCGATTCACGAGCGTATCCAAAGCATGAAGGGAATCCCGGTGTTTGAACAGAGGCTAATTTATCGAGGCAAGCAGCTTCAGTGGGAGCAGACTCTCGCCGAGTGTTCCATTCAAAACGACGCCAATCTTCAACTCGTTGGTCGTATGCGCAGTACTGAACACCCTCAAGCATGGCAAATTATCAACGACATGGTTTCCCTCGTGTATCGACTCTGCTGTGGTGAGGCTGTTCCCGATTCCTTGAAGACTATCAAGGGGTTAATCACCAATTACTTGAGCATGACTCCGAGGATTGACAACGAATCTGCTTCTGGGTATTTTCAGATTTTCATGTCTTCTTCTGCTCCTGACGTGCTTGTTATGCTCTATGTGTCCCCCTATGCAGGTAACAAGGAATGTGCTGATTCTTGTGTTAGGCACTTTTTGAGTGCTTGCCGGAATACCTTGTCTAAGGCATTGCATGGGCAGTGTGCGTGTGTGGTGTTGGAGTTTTGTAAATTGCTTAGGAGAGTGGGATGTAATGACCCTTTGTATCTCTATTGTCGGAGTACCTTTGGGTCCTTGTTGGAAACTGCTGGGGTTTCCTACGCTGGTTCTGATAATGCTAAGGGGTTGGTTTTGATTAAGGACATTTTCCCCTTTGTTTTTGAGCTTGCTAATTGCTTGTTGATGGACTTGGAGTCGAGTATGCAATCCCCCACGGCCGAGGGGCCTTTGTCTAATGATATTGTGGATTTTACTGCCTTCTTATTGCCTTTGAGAACTGGAATCAAGGAGCAACAAGCTGTCAACGGTTCTATGGCTGAAGACAAAAACAATAAGGATCTCTTGCACGCCAAAGAGATTGAATATCTTCACTGTTTGTACATTCAGTTATTGAACAAAATCGACCAGTGCCTTCAAAAAATTGACCAGAGCTTGGTTGGCCAGGAAATGATGGAAGGTGATGATCTTTATACTGCGTGGTCTCATTATCTTTCCATCTTGAAGGAGTTGTATCAAATTTCTAAGCTTTATGATGGTGCTGAAGATAAGCTTTGGAGTGTTTTGAGGCTACATAAAAGTGTTCTGTGTCTGTTGATTGTTCGATATGCAAAGAGAACTGATGAGCATCAGTGGATTCTGGAGCATAGGTGTGTGACCAATTTTGAGTCTAGAAGGCATTTGGCCATGATGATGTTCCCAGAGGTCAAAGAAGACTATGAGGAGTTGCACGAGATGCTTATTGACAGGTCTCAGTTGTTGGCTGAGTCTTTTGAATACATAGCACGTGCTGAGCCTGAATCTCTACATGCTGGCTTATTTATGGAATTCAAAAATGAGGAAGCTACTGGCCCAGGCGTACTAAGGGAGTGGTTTCTTCTGGTATGCCAAGCAATATTCAACCCACAAAATGCTCTTTTTGTGGCGTGCCCAAATGATCGAAGGAGATTTTTCCCTAATCCTG CATCTAAGGTACATCCTCTGCACCTTGAGTACTTCAGCTTTGCTGGTCGAGTTATTGCATTAGCTTTGATGCATAGGGTGCAAGTGGGTATTGTTTTTGATCGTGTGTTTTTCTTGCAATTGGCGGGAAGCTATATTGCTTTAGAGGATATCAGGAACGCAGACCCTTGTCTGCATACTAGCTGCAAGCAAATATTGGATATGGATGCTGATTTCATTGATTCAGATGCATTAGGACTGACATTTGTTAGAGAGGTGGAGGAATTAGGACAGAGGAAAGTGGTTGAGCTCTGCCCTGGGGGGAAAAACGTTGTAGTTGATAGTAAGAACAGGGATAAGTATGTTGAACTTCTTATACAGGATCGCTTTGTAACATCCATATCTGAGCAGGTATCACATTTTGCCAAAGGTTTTGCTGATATTCTTTCAAACTCCAAGCTCCAGCAGTACTTCTTCCAAAGTTTAGACCTTGAAGATCTTGATTGGATGCTGCATGGGAGTGAAGACACCATTTCTGTTGAGGATTGGAAAGCGCATACTGAGTATAATGGTTATAGAGAGACAGATATTCAGATATCTTGGTTTTGGGAG ATTGTTGGGAGAATGACAGCCGATCAAAGGAAGGTTCTTCTATTCTTTTGGACATCGGTAAAATATTTACCAGTTGAAGGTTTCCGTGGTTTGGCTTCACGGCTCTACATATACAGATCCATTGAACCTGGTGATCGCTTGCCTTCATCTCATACATGTTTTTTCCGGTTGTGTTTCCCGGCTTATTCATCTATGGCTGTCATGAAAGAACGTCTTGAACTCATCACTCAAGAACACATTGGCTGCAGTTTTGGTACTTGGTGA